The Leguminivora glycinivorella isolate SPB_JAAS2020 chromosome 1, LegGlyc_1.1, whole genome shotgun sequence genome includes a region encoding these proteins:
- the LOC125233478 gene encoding UDP-glucosyltransferase 2-like, which translates to MNNTALIVLLTLASVAGYKIMVLAPVPMRSMNILGVGYVRHLLNAGHEVTYVSVFPLREKSENLTQVDLSNMNLDIFEGTAYLYMKTSCTYAALVKIIIKIDDDAGNISYFITQPPSEGTNVEYMANSAKVAEATFQNKEMQALLHDPTFKFDVIICDYMESEMYAAYFFTGLTGPREKYFYENFFAPLFLKKNKALPNYYELMYNASLVLANDFPGNGLIPSTPQNFKFIGGYHIESATKPLSTSKYRIVLFLFDEMKPHEAFLILLNKVYNLLFYIPVLFPAHPKCLFFISHGGLLSTTESAHFGVPTIGIPIYFDQFINVQRGVQSGRTIRVDLTLNLVNDLRVAIQKMIQDPSYKQRAKEVSQMYHDRPVSPGAELVHWVEHVVRTRDAPHLRSPALMLPWYQKMFLDVILKSKQP; encoded by the exons ATGAATAATACTGCACTAATAGTCTTGCTGACTTTAGCGTCTGTCGCTGGATACAAAATAATGGTCCTAGCTCCAGTACCTATGAGAAGCATGAATATTCTCGGCGTTGGTTATGTTCGGCATCTACTAAATGCTGGTCAtgag GTCACCTACGTCTCAGTATTCCCATTAAGAGAAAAGTCAGAAAACCTAACTCAAGTTGACTTGAGCAACATGAATTTAGACATTTTTGAAGGTACGGCTTACTTGTACATGAAGACTAGCTGTACCTATGCTGCCCtcgttaaaattattattaaaattg ATGATGACGCAGGCAATATTAGCTACTTCATAACACAACCACCATCTGAAGGTACAAACGTGGAGTACATGGCTAACAGTGCTAAAGTGGCGGAGGCTACCTTCCAAAATAAGGAAATGCAAGCATTATTACATGACCCGACTTTCAAATTCGATGTGATCATATGTGATTATATGGAATCCGAAATGTATGCGGC ttatttttttacagGTTTGACTGGTCcaagagaaaaatatttttacgaaAATTTCTTTGCACCCTTATTTTTGAAGAAAAACAAGGCATTACCAAATTACTACGAACTCATGTATAATGCATCCTTAGTGTTAGCAAATGATTTTCCAGGAAACGGTCTGATACCAAGCACTCCTCAAAATTTCAAGTTTATTGGGGGATATCATATTGAATCTGCTACAAAACCACTTTCAACG TCGAAGTACcgtatagttttatttttgtttgatgaAATGAAACCTCATGAAG CATTTCTCATTTTACTGAACAAGGTATATAATCTACTATTTTATATACCTGTCCTTTTTCCAGCTCATCCAAAATGCCTGTTTTTCATATCACATGGTGGTCTATTGTCCACGACTGAATCCGCCCATTTCGGAGTACCCACCATTGGAATACCAATTTACTTTGACCAGTTCATCAATGTTCAAAGAGGGGTACAATCCGGACGTACAATCAGGGTCGACTTGACTCTAAATTTAGTCAATGATCTACGGGTGGCTATACAGAAAATGATTCAAGATCCCAG TTACAAGCAGCGGGCAAAAGAAGTATCCCAGATGTACCATGACCGGCCGGTGTCGCCGGGCGCGGAGCTGGTGCACTGGGTGGAGCACGTGGTGCGCACGCGCGACGCGCCGCATCTGCGCTCCCCCGCGCTCATGCTGCCCTGGTACCAAAAGATGTTCCTCGACGTTATATTa AAAAGCAAGCAGCCATGA
- the LOC125231713 gene encoding synaptic vesicle glycoprotein 2B-like has protein sequence MKGDIEVNKNENEVTKTPMQILEEALEYSKFGYFNYKLMLATLMAVFSFMSVTTTSSYILSSAECDLNMSIMQKGLLNAMPFFGQVVAAPFAGLITDAFGRKLFLVWGHAGILACALLEGTSQNYWMLLLGKLLDGIFLSLTFSATAVMVTEFTHKGVRDRVLLMYSSFMSTSLILCALVAWGVLTQPWDFVIIQGYLELHPWNIYLYTTAITSLIATLLYMHLPESPKFLLTLGKEAEALEVIKRMYHENSGQPKYTFPITSFNASGVHFTPESISIKKQITNALLQSKELFRRPLIFTLLLFASSSFVNLFAYSALRLWFPQISTIIENHQSKHGGETDQFCVMIDGYTSELAKNVSLAAVTNRISDVCVPHPAGPATYINGIILGVQSLALILVSTALVDYLGQKLLMFFVFVACAACSAALYWTSSSLSIGLLLAGTCALMQCALSIQNTVLMRAVPTSVRALALTLIVMLGRIGSLVGSVLFPVMLEEGCMFPFMILSIISLCVAGLVYFFPNPKKENAAAGDK, from the exons GTATTCTCCTTCATGAGTGTGACCACAACTTCGTCTTACATTCTCTCTAGTGCAGAATGTGATCTCAATATGAGTATAATGCAAAAAGGATTGTTGAATGCTATGCCATTTTTCG GGCAAGTGGTAGCAGCTCCCTTTGCCGGGCTTATAACGGACGCGTTCGGGCGAAAATTATTCCTAGTTTGGGGGCACGCCGGGATTTTGGCATGCGCGCTTCTCGAAGGCACGAGCCAAAATTACTGGATGCTATTGCTTGGGAAACTTCTAGATGGCATATT TTTAAGCCTCACGTTCAGCGCGACAGCCGTCATGGTGACAGAGTTCACCCACAAAGGTGTAAGGGACCGAGTATTATTGATGTACTCATCTTTCATGTCGACGTCGCTCATCCTTTGTGCATTAGTAGCTTGGGGAGTCTTGACGCAGCCATGGGACTTTGTCATCATTCAAGGATACCTTG AACTTCACCCATGGAACATCTATCTGTACACAACTGCTATCACGAGCTTGATAGCAACGTTATTGTATATGCATTTGCCAGAAAGCCCAAAATTTCTGCTCACATTGGGTAAAGAGGCTGAAGCTTTGGAAGTTATCAAAAGAATGTACCACGAAAATAGCGGACAGCCAAAATATACTTTTCct ATAACCTCGTTTAACGCTTCTGGCGTCCACTTTACTCCAGAAAGCATAAGCATAAAGAAACAAATAACCAACGCATTACTTCAATCAAAGGAATTGTTTAGGAGACCACTAATCTTTACACTTTTGTTATTTGCATCCTCAtcatttgtaaatttatttgC GTATTCCGCGCTTAGGCTTTGGTTCCCTCAAATTTCGACGATAATAGAAAATCACCAGAGTAAGCATGGAGGCGAAACTGACCAATTCTGTGTCATGATCGACGGCTACACTAGTGAGCTGGCTAAAAATGTATCGCTTGCTGCTGTGACCAATAGGATTTCAGATGTCTGCGTGCCT CACCCGGCAGGTCCTGCGACGTACATCAACGGGATAATCCTAGGAGTTCAATCTCTGGCTTTAATCCTTGTAAGCACAGCTCTGGTAGATTATCTAGGCCAGAAGCTTCTGATGTTTTTCGTGTTCGTAGCTTGCGCTGCGTGTTCAGCTGCACTATACTGGACGAGCTCCTCGTTATCAATCGGGTTGCTGCTGGCAGGAACATGTGCTTTGATGCAATGTGCGCTGAGTATACAAAATACTGTGCTGATGAGAGCGGTTCCTACCAGTGTAAG GGCATTGGCGTTGACGTTGATCGTAATGTTGGGAAGAATTGGATCTCTAGTTGGAAGTGTTTTGTTCCCTGTGATGTTAGAAGAAGGATGCATGTTTCCTTTCATGATTTTATCCATTATATCactat gtGTTGCTGGGTTGGTCTATTTCTTTCCGAATCCAAAGAAAGAAAACGCTGCAGCCGGAGACAAATAA